From a single Rodentibacter sp. JRC1 genomic region:
- the rimO gene encoding 30S ribosomal protein S12 methylthiotransferase RimO produces the protein MQTSTPNIGFVSLGCPKNLVDSERILTELRSDGYNIVPSYENVDLVIVNTCGFIDSAVQESLEAIGEALEENGRVIVTGCLGAKEDRIREVHPKVLEVTGPHSYEAVMEQVHKYVPKPTHNPYISLVPKQGVKLTPKHYAYLKISEGCDHRCTFCIIPSMRGDLESRSITQVLDEAKRLAESGVKELLVVSQDTSAYAMDVKRQEGGAKTAFWNGMPIKNDLMTLCKQLGKLGIWVRLHYVYPYPHVDDLIPLMAEGILLPYLDIPLQHASPKILKAMKRPGAIDRTLERIKKWREICLDLTLRSTFIVGFPGETEEDFQLLLDFLKEAQLDRVGCFKFSPVEGAPATDMEEQVPEEVKEERFHRFMQLQQEISSNRLKQKIGKVIDVLVDEIDDDGIIGRSKADAPEVDGLVYVDNLSGINIKVGDIIKVNITHSDEYDLWGTC, from the coding sequence ATGCAAACTTCTACTCCAAACATTGGTTTTGTGAGTCTTGGGTGTCCAAAAAATTTAGTGGATTCCGAACGTATTTTGACGGAATTACGCAGCGATGGCTATAACATCGTACCGAGCTATGAAAATGTCGATTTAGTAATTGTAAACACCTGTGGCTTTATTGATAGCGCGGTTCAAGAATCTTTAGAAGCTATTGGAGAAGCACTGGAAGAAAATGGACGTGTGATTGTAACCGGTTGTTTGGGCGCAAAAGAAGATCGCATCCGCGAAGTGCATCCGAAAGTGTTAGAAGTTACCGGGCCGCATAGCTATGAAGCCGTGATGGAACAAGTGCACAAATATGTGCCGAAACCTACGCATAATCCCTATATTAGCCTTGTGCCGAAACAGGGTGTAAAGCTCACACCAAAACATTATGCTTACTTAAAAATTTCTGAAGGTTGTGATCACCGTTGTACGTTTTGCATTATTCCTTCTATGCGTGGTGATTTGGAAAGTCGTTCTATCACACAGGTGTTGGACGAAGCCAAACGCTTAGCTGAATCGGGAGTGAAAGAGTTGCTTGTTGTTTCGCAAGATACTTCCGCCTATGCTATGGATGTTAAACGTCAAGAAGGGGGAGCAAAAACCGCCTTTTGGAATGGAATGCCAATTAAAAATGATTTAATGACCCTTTGTAAACAATTGGGAAAACTTGGTATTTGGGTACGTTTGCATTATGTTTATCCGTATCCGCACGTAGATGATTTAATTCCATTAATGGCAGAAGGTATTTTATTACCTTATTTGGACATTCCTCTCCAACACGCCAGCCCGAAAATTCTTAAAGCGATGAAAAGACCGGGCGCTATTGACCGCACTTTAGAGCGTATTAAAAAATGGCGTGAAATTTGTCTGGATCTAACTTTGCGTTCAACCTTTATTGTGGGTTTTCCGGGAGAGACGGAAGAAGATTTTCAATTATTGCTTGATTTCTTAAAAGAAGCACAGCTTGACCGAGTAGGCTGTTTTAAATTCAGCCCTGTTGAAGGTGCGCCTGCCACCGATATGGAAGAGCAAGTACCGGAGGAAGTAAAAGAAGAACGTTTCCACCGTTTCATGCAATTACAGCAAGAAATTTCATCTAATCGCTTAAAACAAAAAATCGGAAAGGTCATTGATGTTTTAGTCGATGAAATTGATGATGACGGCATTATCGGACGTTCTAAAGCCGATGCACCGGAAGTCGATGGTTTAGTTTATGTTGATAATTTAAGTGGTATCAATATAAAAGTTGGTGACATCATTAAAGTAAATATTACCCATTCGGATGAATACGATCTTTGGGGAACTTGTTAA
- a CDS encoding hemagglutinin repeat-containing protein, which produces MRKMTLSKIAIALSVCYASYSYADIQVANGNTQISTQKGVEIVNIATPSHAGLSHNQYNKFNVDKAGAVLNNARQASQSQLAGQIAANPNLRQQSATVILNEVVSRNPSHLAGKQEIVGQRADYVLVNPNGISVDGGGFINTPRASLVVGKATVESGKLTGYQIEGNQSLTAKGAISGENIDLIAPTVSVSGKLNAEGDVNVLMGRNQVKRDESGQLTVTVSPQQGQVLDGKVAGSIQAGRIRIHSTDERATLAINGSDLSAKEVVITAGNAKLNGTITKKSTDTHREIKEPNKVVGSNSKWADKELFQKTTIKADNVAIVASHQAEIKGTEINAKEVVIVGENTHLGSTKTVDRHSSTESRFKGNFKRHEEDNSKIETAHKTVVNADNVKLVATKEKLSGTALQINANSVALHGEKGVSFKGDQEINVYDAIANFRNEPKKRKTGISTQTAIANKYVASELNVKNDLVISGHHVDFAGTIGRIDGDLVIENKGKLSFVSEEVKNSHVVDDKEKYWGGLAGSKALASTRNDFEQQGSDFTVKGTILADAQQGVRISGSRVISGQDALVKANDGSVTLDTVQDYHSYSEKGRKGIIFDITKERHRGFKTTYTSKGSDLKSQSNLQLVTNKNVNIIGSRVQAAGLLDISAKGDINVRGSRNELRQVLHQSGIGFSTKVEKPTLSLDYEGVAKSTLETTKNLITGKINMDQAAQGLADNVKDNLKFKGQASATLGFYNKSQSVGETTHTPSEVSGGTTQLSANNVKVSGSKISATSGDLNINANNVATSAQHNSGYDSNVNTAFGITNTVTVTESAVTNKVDLGITHKNTLKQGSTPQGSQLAAQNNLIIKANNQIQHKGTSLTAGGNLAQNGQKVSHTPEYSTEESKQKHFDLGLSLTTSVDKNKALSGSLVLGISGGRENNAQTNAQSTALQAGQNINVNADKLTDVGTQYTAGKNVNLNSQEHRIQSAQNTKQNEKVSGGLTIGVSASSKDLATANAAVNVGIHFQKDQSNSTTAHIANVQGNNVNINTGKLNSQADISAKNDVNITANTANFTQSQNTSSHKGGGFTLNVGVGALVIPSAGAATPSVDVNFTANGHKGNRLDAVLHNVQGGNNVGIHGKGEVNLQGTNVQAGNNVAISGNTVNVQPGHSNVQDLNVSVGGGVNVGANGASLGINGNVKVHHENSTTHQGVAINGKNVHIKAENGVNLTGVSSNSTNLTLDAGKGDLHLNAAKNNVNKTDVEAGLGLNGGLSGNTWTPSSGSGKLNVDVVRNETHTTTDLTAQNATLSGNNAHFNGSSINAQNVKNQLTGSVSSTSVTDKINETSVHLSANGSGKFTPYPANNWQESVKKDWNNGTIAGVKADVNVKVDATKKETVKQGGINPPKPQVVKDQKVKTDVKLTTNVKERLEQEAKKRLEMIKRRQRFMRRR; this is translated from the coding sequence ATGCGAAAAATGACACTTTCAAAAATAGCGATAGCCTTGTCTGTGTGCTACGCCTCTTATAGTTATGCTGATATTCAAGTTGCTAACGGCAATACTCAAATTTCAACCCAAAAAGGGGTAGAAATTGTCAATATTGCCACCCCAAGCCACGCGGGTTTATCCCATAACCAATATAATAAGTTTAATGTTGATAAGGCAGGGGCTGTGCTAAACAATGCCCGTCAAGCAAGCCAATCTCAATTAGCGGGTCAGATTGCGGCAAACCCTAATTTGCGTCAGCAATCGGCGACAGTCATTTTAAATGAAGTCGTCAGCCGTAATCCTTCACACCTTGCAGGTAAACAAGAAATTGTGGGGCAGCGAGCCGATTATGTTTTGGTTAACCCAAACGGGATTTCGGTTGACGGTGGTGGTTTTATTAATACGCCAAGAGCCTCTTTAGTGGTGGGGAAAGCCACCGTTGAAAGCGGTAAATTAACGGGCTATCAAATAGAAGGTAATCAGAGCCTAACAGCCAAAGGGGCGATTTCAGGTGAAAATATTGATTTAATTGCCCCAACGGTGAGTGTTTCAGGTAAGCTCAATGCCGAGGGGGATGTCAATGTATTGATGGGGCGTAATCAGGTTAAACGTGATGAAAGCGGGCAATTAACCGTAACAGTTTCGCCACAGCAAGGGCAAGTGTTAGACGGTAAAGTCGCAGGCAGTATCCAAGCGGGGCGGATTCGTATTCACTCCACCGATGAGCGAGCAACCTTAGCCATTAATGGAAGCGATCTCAGTGCGAAAGAAGTTGTGATTACTGCCGGAAATGCCAAGTTAAACGGAACAATCACGAAAAAATCAACGGATACCCATCGGGAGATTAAAGAGCCAAATAAAGTCGTGGGTTCTAATTCAAAATGGGCAGATAAGGAGCTTTTCCAAAAAACGACAATAAAGGCGGATAACGTTGCCATTGTCGCTTCTCATCAGGCAGAAATTAAAGGCACAGAGATTAATGCTAAAGAGGTGGTAATTGTAGGAGAGAATACCCACTTAGGTTCAACGAAAACCGTAGATCGCCACTCATCAACTGAAAGTCGGTTTAAGGGGAACTTCAAACGCCACGAGGAAGACAATAGCAAAATAGAAACCGCCCATAAAACAGTGGTCAATGCCGATAACGTTAAACTGGTTGCGACAAAAGAGAAATTAAGTGGAACAGCACTACAAATCAATGCCAATAGCGTAGCGTTACACGGCGAAAAAGGGGTCTCTTTTAAAGGCGATCAAGAAATTAATGTATATGATGCCATCGCTAATTTCCGTAATGAACCTAAAAAGCGTAAAACGGGGATAAGTACCCAAACGGCGATTGCTAATAAATATGTTGCCAGCGAGCTGAATGTGAAAAATGATTTAGTGATTTCAGGTCATCACGTTGATTTTGCCGGTACTATTGGGCGGATTGATGGCGATTTAGTCATTGAGAATAAAGGCAAACTCTCTTTCGTTTCTGAGGAAGTGAAAAATTCCCACGTTGTTGATGATAAAGAGAAGTATTGGGGCGGTTTAGCAGGTTCAAAAGCACTAGCCTCGACCCGTAATGATTTTGAACAGCAAGGTTCGGATTTTACCGTAAAAGGGACCATTCTAGCGGATGCTCAACAAGGGGTAAGAATTTCTGGTAGCCGTGTGATTTCCGGTCAAGATGCGTTAGTCAAAGCCAATGACGGCAGTGTAACCTTAGATACGGTGCAAGACTATCATTCCTACTCAGAAAAAGGGCGTAAAGGTATCATTTTCGATATTACTAAAGAACGTCATCGAGGCTTTAAAACCACCTATACGTCAAAAGGTTCAGATTTAAAATCCCAATCCAATTTACAGCTTGTTACCAATAAAAATGTCAATATTATCGGTAGCCGTGTTCAAGCGGCCGGATTATTAGATATTTCTGCAAAAGGAGATATCAATGTACGAGGAAGCCGAAACGAACTTAGACAAGTTTTACATCAATCTGGGATTGGGTTTAGCACCAAAGTGGAGAAACCTACACTCTCATTAGATTATGAGGGTGTTGCTAAATCCACGCTTGAAACCACGAAAAATTTGATTACGGGCAAGATCAATATGGATCAAGCGGCTCAAGGTCTTGCGGATAATGTGAAAGATAATCTGAAATTTAAAGGTCAAGCCAGTGCGACCTTAGGTTTTTATAACAAATCCCAATCCGTTGGCGAAACCACGCACACACCTTCAGAAGTCAGTGGCGGCACAACCCAACTTTCTGCGAATAATGTTAAGGTCAGTGGCAGTAAAATTAGTGCGACATCGGGCGATCTTAACATCAACGCAAATAATGTCGCCACCTCAGCACAGCATAATAGTGGTTATGACTCAAATGTGAATACCGCTTTTGGTATCACCAACACCGTAACCGTAACAGAAAGTGCGGTTACAAATAAAGTTGATTTAGGGATTACCCACAAAAATACTCTTAAACAAGGTAGTACGCCACAAGGAAGCCAATTAGCCGCTCAAAATAATTTAATAATCAAGGCGAACAATCAGATTCAGCACAAAGGCACAAGCCTCACTGCGGGCGGAAATCTTGCCCAAAATGGGCAAAAGGTCAGCCACACGCCTGAATATAGCACTGAAGAAAGTAAGCAAAAACACTTTGATTTAGGTTTATCTTTGACAACCTCAGTGGATAAAAATAAAGCCTTAAGTGGTAGCCTAGTGCTAGGCATTTCGGGAGGTCGTGAAAATAATGCACAAACGAATGCACAGAGTACGGCATTACAAGCGGGTCAAAATATCAACGTGAATGCAGACAAACTCACTGATGTTGGCACACAATATACCGCAGGCAAAAATGTGAATTTAAATTCACAAGAGCATCGTATCCAATCGGCTCAAAACACCAAGCAAAATGAAAAAGTCAGTGGTGGCTTAACCATTGGTGTGAGTGCGAGCTCCAAAGATTTAGCCACAGCCAATGCGGCGGTCAATGTTGGAATCCATTTCCAAAAAGATCAAAGTAACTCAACAACGGCTCATATTGCTAACGTACAAGGTAATAATGTCAATATCAACACGGGCAAACTGAATAGCCAAGCAGATATTTCGGCGAAAAATGATGTGAATATCACTGCCAACACGGCGAATTTCACACAATCCCAAAATACAAGCTCCCATAAAGGCGGTGGCTTCACCTTAAATGTTGGCGTGGGTGCTTTAGTCATTCCGTCTGCTGGAGCGGCAACCCCTTCTGTCGATGTCAATTTCACCGCTAATGGGCATAAAGGCAACCGTCTTGATGCGGTATTACATAATGTTCAAGGCGGCAATAATGTCGGCATTCACGGCAAAGGCGAGGTAAACCTTCAAGGCACGAATGTTCAAGCAGGCAATAATGTGGCGATTAGTGGAAACACCGTCAATGTGCAACCTGGGCATAGCAACGTGCAAGACCTCAATGTCAGTGTTGGGGGGGGCGTAAATGTCGGTGCGAACGGTGCGAGTTTAGGCATTAATGGCAATGTGAAGGTGCATCACGAAAATAGCACAACACATCAAGGTGTCGCTATTAACGGTAAAAACGTCCATATCAAAGCCGAAAATGGGGTGAACTTAACAGGAGTTAGCTCAAATAGCACCAACCTTACCCTCGATGCAGGCAAGGGGGATCTCCACTTAAATGCCGCCAAAAATAACGTCAATAAAACCGATGTAGAAGCGGGCTTAGGCTTAAACGGCGGTTTAAGTGGCAACACTTGGACGCCAAGTAGTGGTTCAGGCAAGTTAAATGTTGATGTTGTGCGTAATGAAACCCATACCACCACAGATTTAACCGCCCAAAATGCGACCCTTTCAGGCAACAACGCTCACTTTAACGGCAGCAGCATTAACGCTCAAAATGTGAAAAATCAGCTAACAGGTAGCGTGAGTAGCACATCTGTTACAGATAAAATCAACGAAACCAGCGTACATCTTTCCGCTAACGGCAGTGGTAAATTCACCCCTTATCCTGCGAATAATTGGCAAGAAAGTGTCAAAAAAGACTGGAATAATGGCACCATTGCAGGCGTAAAAGCCGATGTCAATGTGAAAGTCGATGCCACCAAAAAAGAGACGGTCAAACAAGGTGGAATCAACCCACCAAAACCACAAGTGGTAAAAGATCAAAAGGTGAAAACCGATGTGAAATTAACCACGAATGTGAAAGAACGCTTAGAACAAGAAGCGAAAAAACGCCTAGAAATGATAAAACGTCGCCAGCGTTTTATGAGACGTAGATAA
- a CDS encoding MgtC/SapB family protein: MENPPLILTALLASLHLTILGKMFLALILGSIIGLERELKHKPVGIKTCAIIAITTCTLTIVSIQAAEHYAQVSENIRTDPMRLAAQVISGIGFLGAGVILHKKNDAISGLTTAAIIWAAAGIGIATGAGFIFDAFIATAMILIAIRFSPLVQRLIRRKGRKKKTKISIHLRSSGAIAIIANLLIQNDYRIENLAVKDLANGEVRVQIRCFAIDNTIIKDVYSLLKTEEDVLSVELFEN, from the coding sequence ATGGAAAATCCACCTCTTATTTTGACCGCACTTTTAGCGTCTCTTCACTTAACCATTCTCGGAAAAATGTTTTTGGCGTTAATCTTAGGTAGTATTATCGGGTTAGAACGTGAACTAAAACACAAACCGGTCGGCATTAAAACCTGTGCTATTATTGCTATCACAACCTGTACACTCACTATTGTTTCTATTCAAGCCGCGGAACATTATGCCCAAGTATCCGAAAATATTCGCACCGATCCAATGCGTCTTGCCGCTCAAGTCATCAGTGGTATCGGTTTCTTAGGTGCCGGAGTGATTTTACATAAAAAGAATGATGCTATTTCAGGTTTAACGACCGCAGCAATTATTTGGGCGGCAGCAGGTATCGGGATTGCTACCGGAGCAGGGTTTATTTTTGATGCCTTTATTGCCACGGCAATGATCCTAATCGCCATTCGCTTTAGCCCGCTGGTACAGCGTTTAATCCGCCGAAAAGGTCGCAAAAAGAAAACCAAAATTAGTATCCATCTCCGTTCATCCGGTGCGATAGCTATCATCGCAAATTTATTGATCCAAAACGATTACCGTATTGAAAATCTTGCGGTAAAAGATTTGGCAAATGGCGAAGTACGCGTACAAATTCGGTGTTTCGCCATTGATAATACCATAATCAAAGATGTTTACTCTTTACTCAAAACGGAAGAGGATGTATTAAGTGTGGAATTGTTTGAAAACTAA
- a CDS encoding adhesin, with translation MSEVKKPSVARFEKEVAAKNYEEACVELLEILGKIDSNFGDIQDIEFDCPEQLNSLAQDKTVYFCTRMAVAITQLFSDPKLEISLSGAQRFLTLQRWLNLIFAASPFVNADHILQTYNRNPAPENPLDIHLDSSKSAVIKFCILYLPESNVNLNLDALWDIDPELCASLCFALQSPRFIGTQQSFGKRGALLQWFPEKLAQINNLNNLPSGISHDVYMHCSYDINSNKHLVKKALNQVIRRHLLELGWEDRDVTKIDTRNGKPVMVVLLEHFHSAHSIYRTHSTSMIAARDRFHLIGIGGQAVDEAGRAVFDEFHLLEGSNIFDKLHFIKNICNENGAAVFYMPSIGMDLTTIFASNTRLAPIQVIALGHPATTHSDFIEYVIVEDDYVGSEDCFSETLLRLPKDALPYVPSALAPQNVEYRLRENPEVVNIGIASTTMKLNPYFLEALKAIRDRAKVKVHFHFALGQSSGITHPYVERFIKTYLGNDATAHAHSPYHEYLRILHNCDMMVNPFPFGNTNGIIDMVTLGLVGVCKTGPEVHEHIDEGLFKRLGLPEWLIANTVDEYVERAIRLAENHEERLALRRHIIETNGLKTLFTGDPSPMGKVLLEKFEEWKVANLGEKPKKKTVARKTTTKKTAEAKTTSKKVRSNPKVNLRKRKIPENHEETGK, from the coding sequence ATGTCTGAAGTTAAAAAACCGAGCGTTGCTCGTTTTGAAAAAGAAGTGGCGGCTAAAAATTATGAAGAAGCCTGTGTAGAATTGCTTGAGATTCTTGGTAAAATTGATTCGAATTTCGGTGATATTCAAGATATTGAATTTGATTGCCCTGAGCAACTAAATTCACTTGCGCAAGATAAAACCGTTTATTTTTGTACACGTATGGCAGTGGCGATTACTCAGTTATTTAGTGATCCGAAATTAGAAATTTCTCTTTCCGGTGCACAACGTTTCTTAACATTACAACGCTGGTTAAACCTGATTTTTGCTGCATCGCCTTTCGTGAATGCAGATCATATTTTACAAACGTATAATCGTAATCCTGCCCCGGAAAACCCATTGGATATTCATTTGGATTCTTCAAAATCCGCAGTAATTAAATTCTGTATTTTATATTTACCGGAATCAAACGTTAATCTGAATTTGGATGCGTTATGGGATATTGATCCGGAACTTTGCGCCTCCCTTTGCTTTGCACTGCAGTCTCCTCGTTTTATCGGGACGCAACAATCATTCGGTAAACGCGGTGCTTTATTACAATGGTTCCCTGAAAAATTAGCTCAGATTAATAACTTAAATAATCTTCCTAGTGGTATCTCTCACGATGTGTATATGCATTGTAGTTATGATATTAATTCAAATAAACATTTAGTGAAAAAAGCACTAAATCAAGTTATTCGTCGTCATTTGCTTGAATTAGGTTGGGAAGATCGTGATGTGACCAAAATAGATACTCGGAACGGCAAACCGGTGATGGTGGTATTGCTTGAGCATTTCCATTCTGCGCATTCTATTTATCGTACGCATTCAACCTCAATGATTGCGGCACGTGATCGTTTCCATTTAATTGGTATTGGTGGTCAAGCGGTAGATGAAGCGGGCAGAGCTGTATTTGATGAATTTCATTTATTAGAGGGTAGTAATATCTTTGATAAACTACACTTTATAAAGAATATTTGTAATGAAAATGGAGCTGCGGTGTTTTATATGCCGAGTATCGGTATGGATCTCACCACCATTTTTGCAAGTAATACAAGACTTGCGCCGATTCAAGTGATTGCATTAGGTCATCCGGCAACAACACATTCCGATTTCATTGAATATGTTATCGTAGAGGATGATTATGTCGGTTCTGAAGATTGTTTTAGTGAAACCCTATTACGTCTGCCAAAAGATGCGCTTCCTTATGTGCCGTCTGCTCTTGCTCCACAAAATGTAGAGTATCGCTTGCGTGAAAATCCTGAAGTAGTGAATATCGGTATTGCTTCGACAACGATGAAATTAAATCCGTATTTCTTGGAAGCATTAAAAGCAATTCGTGATCGTGCAAAAGTAAAAGTGCATTTTCACTTTGCTCTGGGTCAATCAAGCGGTATCACACACCCGTATGTTGAGCGTTTTATTAAAACTTATTTAGGCAATGATGCAACCGCACATGCCCATTCTCCATATCACGAATATCTCAGAATTTTACATAATTGCGATATGATGGTGAATCCGTTCCCATTTGGCAATACTAATGGCATTATCGATATGGTAACCCTTGGTTTAGTGGGTGTTTGTAAAACCGGTCCGGAAGTACATGAACACATTGATGAAGGTTTATTTAAACGTTTAGGTTTGCCGGAATGGTTAATTGCAAACACTGTTGATGAATATGTAGAACGTGCAATACGCTTGGCTGAAAATCACGAAGAACGTTTAGCTTTACGCCGTCATATTATTGAAACCAATGGTTTGAAAACACTCTTTACCGGAGATCCAAGCCCAATGGGTAAAGTATTATTGGAAAAATTCGAGGAGTGGAAAGTCGCAAATTTAGGTGAGAAACCGAAGAAAAAAACGGTGGCTAGGAAGACAACAACAAAAAAAACCGCTGAGGCGAAAACCACAAGTAAAAAAGTGCGGTCAAATCCGAAGGTAAATCTACGGAAAAGAAAAATTCCGGAAAACCACGAAGAAACCGGAAAATAG